A section of the Pseudomonas lini genome encodes:
- a CDS encoding glycosyltransferase family 4 protein has protein sequence MASADTEVMTTTLHITLITETFPPEINGVANTLGRLFDGLRARGHQVELVRPRQGGDPLMGSNDELLLCRGWPLPGYPGLQWGQSSMHKLLRRWKRHRPDVLYIATEGPLGLSALRAARRLGISVVSGFHTNFQQYSSQYGLGLLTRLLTHYLRWFHNRSTLTLVPSASQRLELERRSFERLALLSRGVDSQLFHPAKRLKSLREQWGLAEDDIAFIHVGRLAQEKNLGLLKRCFDTLKMTYPQRKMKLIVVGDGPQRSMLEKELPEAIFCGSQRGEALASHYASGDVFLFPSLTETFGNVVLEALASGLGVVAYDQAAAAQHIRHGYNGVLAMPGDEEAFCDAACWLLEERETLRCVRLNARQHASRQGWAAIIEQFEGQLRGACVGELVVPNAQTLP, from the coding sequence ATGGCCTCAGCCGACACTGAGGTCATGACGACAACTCTGCATATCACCCTGATCACCGAAACCTTCCCTCCGGAAATCAACGGCGTGGCCAATACCCTTGGCCGCTTGTTCGATGGTTTGCGCGCGCGCGGGCATCAGGTCGAGTTGGTGCGACCACGCCAGGGTGGCGACCCGCTTATGGGCAGCAACGATGAGTTGCTGTTGTGTCGAGGCTGGCCGCTGCCGGGATATCCCGGCCTGCAATGGGGTCAGTCGTCGATGCACAAGTTGCTGCGGCGCTGGAAACGCCATCGCCCGGACGTGTTGTACATCGCCACCGAAGGACCGCTGGGGTTGTCGGCATTGCGCGCGGCGCGGCGCTTGGGGATTTCGGTGGTCAGCGGCTTTCATACCAATTTTCAGCAGTACTCCAGCCAATACGGCCTCGGGCTGCTGACGCGCTTGCTGACTCACTACCTGCGCTGGTTTCACAATCGCTCGACGCTGACCCTGGTGCCCAGCGCCAGCCAGCGACTGGAACTGGAACGCCGTAGTTTCGAGCGCCTGGCGTTGCTCTCTCGAGGCGTCGACAGCCAGTTGTTTCATCCGGCCAAACGGCTGAAATCGCTGCGCGAGCAATGGGGACTGGCCGAGGATGATATTGCCTTCATCCACGTAGGACGTTTGGCTCAGGAGAAGAATCTTGGCTTGCTCAAGCGGTGCTTCGACACGCTGAAAATGACTTATCCACAGCGAAAAATGAAATTGATTGTGGTCGGTGACGGGCCGCAACGATCGATGCTGGAGAAGGAATTACCCGAGGCGATTTTCTGCGGCTCACAACGCGGCGAAGCCTTGGCCAGTCACTATGCGTCGGGGGATGTGTTTCTGTTTCCGAGCCTGACCGAAACCTTCGGCAACGTGGTGCTTGAGGCATTGGCCTCGGGGCTGGGGGTGGTGGCGTACGATCAGGCTGCGGCAGCCCAGCATATTCGCCATGGCTACAACGGCGTACTGGCTATGCCTGGGGATGAAGAGGCGTTCTGCGATGCGGCGTGTTGGCTGCTGGAGGAGCGCGAAACCTTGCGTTGCGTGCGGCTCAATGCGCGCCAGCATGCGAGTCGTCAGGGGTGGGCGGCGATTATCGAGCAGTTCGAGGGGCAGTTGCGCGGGGCTTGTGTGGGGGAGTTGGTGGTTCCTAATGCTCAGACATTACCCTGA
- the cysZ gene encoding sulfate transporter CysZ, with the protein MPAPVLSGPQYLREGLKLVLSPSLRLFVLLPLAINLVLFVGLIYLAGHQFSMWVDTLMPSLPDWLSFLSYILWPIFVVLVVFMVFFTFTMLANIIAAPFNGFLAEKVEVVVRGTDDFPAFSWGELIAMIPRTLSREMRKLGYFLPRAIGLFILSFIPVVNIIAAPLWLLFGVWMMAIQYIDYPADNHKLGWNEMLAWLRQKRWQSMSFGGMVYLVLLIPVVNILMMPAAVAGATLFWVRERGAENLVPERR; encoded by the coding sequence ATGCCCGCCCCCGTTCTGTCTGGCCCGCAATACCTGCGCGAGGGCCTCAAGCTGGTCCTGAGCCCAAGCCTGCGCTTGTTCGTGTTGTTGCCGCTGGCGATCAACCTGGTGCTGTTCGTCGGATTGATCTATCTGGCCGGCCATCAGTTCAGTATGTGGGTCGATACGCTGATGCCGTCCCTGCCCGATTGGCTGAGTTTCCTCAGCTACATTCTCTGGCCGATTTTTGTCGTGTTGGTGGTGTTTATGGTGTTCTTCACCTTCACCATGCTCGCCAACATCATTGCCGCGCCGTTTAACGGCTTCCTCGCAGAGAAAGTCGAAGTGGTGGTGCGTGGCACCGACGACTTCCCGGCATTCAGCTGGGGCGAACTGATCGCCATGATCCCACGCACCCTGTCCCGGGAAATGCGCAAACTCGGCTACTTCCTGCCCAGGGCCATCGGGCTGTTCATCCTGTCGTTCATCCCGGTGGTCAACATCATCGCCGCGCCGCTGTGGCTGTTGTTCGGGGTGTGGATGATGGCGATCCAGTACATCGACTACCCGGCGGATAACCACAAACTCGGCTGGAACGAAATGCTCGCCTGGCTGCGGCAGAAACGCTGGCAGAGCATGAGCTTTGGCGGGATGGTTTATCTGGTGTTGCTGATTCCGGTGGTCAACATTCTGATGATGCCGGCGGCCGTGGCCGGCGCAACGCTGTTCTGGGTGCGTGAGCGTGGCGCGGAAAATCTGGTGCCGGAACGCCGTTAA
- the trxB gene encoding thioredoxin-disulfide reductase, with protein sequence MSEVRHSRVIILGSGPAGYSAAVYAARANLKPLLITGMQAGGQLTTTTEVDNWPGDVHGLTGPALMERMKEHAERFETEIVFDHINAVDFAAKPYTLIGDSATYTCDALIIATGASARYLGLPSEETFMGKGVSACATCDGFFYRNKPVAVVGGGNTAVEEALYLANIASTVTLIHRRETFRAEKILIDKLNARVAEGKIILKLNSTLDEVLGDNMGVTGARLKNNDGSFDELKVDGVFIAIGHTPNTSLFEGQLTLKDGYLVVQGGRDGNATATNLEGIFAAGDVADHVYRQAITSAGAGCMAALDTERYLDGLQNASF encoded by the coding sequence ATGTCTGAAGTTCGTCATTCGCGAGTGATTATTCTCGGTTCCGGCCCTGCCGGTTACAGCGCCGCGGTCTATGCGGCTCGTGCCAACCTCAAGCCACTGCTGATCACTGGCATGCAGGCTGGCGGTCAATTGACCACCACCACCGAAGTCGACAACTGGCCGGGCGACGTTCACGGCCTGACCGGCCCGGCGCTGATGGAGCGGATGAAAGAGCACGCCGAGCGCTTTGAAACCGAGATCGTGTTCGATCACATCAATGCCGTGGACTTCGCCGCCAAGCCATACACCTTGATTGGCGACAGCGCGACTTACACCTGCGACGCACTGATCATCGCCACCGGCGCCAGCGCTCGCTACCTGGGCCTGCCATCGGAAGAAACGTTCATGGGCAAAGGCGTTTCGGCCTGCGCGACCTGCGACGGTTTCTTCTATCGCAACAAGCCAGTGGCTGTGGTCGGTGGCGGTAATACGGCTGTGGAAGAAGCCCTGTACCTGGCCAACATTGCCAGCACCGTAACCTTGATCCACCGTCGCGAAACGTTCCGCGCCGAGAAGATCCTGATCGACAAGCTGAATGCCCGGGTTGCCGAAGGCAAGATCATCCTGAAATTGAACTCGACCCTGGACGAAGTGCTGGGCGACAACATGGGCGTGACCGGTGCTCGCCTGAAGAACAACGACGGCAGCTTCGACGAGCTGAAAGTCGATGGCGTGTTCATCGCCATCGGCCACACCCCGAACACTTCGTTGTTCGAAGGGCAGCTGACGTTGAAAGACGGCTATCTGGTTGTGCAGGGCGGCCGTGACGGCAACGCCACTGCGACCAACCTCGAAGGCATCTTCGCCGCCGGTGACGTGGCTGACCACGTTTACCGCCAAGCCATCACCTCGGCCGGCGCCGGCTGCATGGCGGCGCTGGACACCGAGCGTTACCTCGACGGCCTGCAGAACGCTTCGTTCTGA
- a CDS encoding aspartate aminotransferase family protein: MSSENISRSINIVHPVTLSHGRNAEVWDTDGKRYIDFVGGIGVLNLGHCHPRIVEAICEQATRLTHYAFNAAPHVPYLELMDRLTAFIPVDYSVSGMLTNSGAEAAENALKIVRGATGRTAVIAFDGAFHGRTLATLNLNGKVAPYKQKVGVLPGPVFHLPFPSKDNDVTCFDALKAMERLFSVEIDVDDVACFIVEPVQGEAGFLAMDVEFAQALRRFCDDKGILLIADEIQSGFGRTGQRFAFSRLGIEPDLILLGKSIAGGVPLGAVVGRKSLLDNLPKGGLGGTYSGNPIACAAALATLDEMTDAHLHAWGAQQEEAIVSRYESWRARELSPYLGRLTGVGAMRGIELINADGTPASAQLTQLLALARDSGLLLMPSGKSRHIIRLLAPLTTEAAVLEEGLDILEACLKKLA, encoded by the coding sequence ATGAGCAGCGAAAACATCAGTCGGTCAATCAACATCGTTCATCCCGTCACGCTCAGCCACGGCAGAAATGCCGAGGTCTGGGATACCGATGGCAAACGCTACATCGATTTTGTCGGTGGTATCGGCGTGCTGAACCTCGGTCATTGCCACCCACGCATCGTCGAGGCCATTTGCGAACAGGCTACCCGGCTGACCCACTACGCGTTCAACGCCGCCCCGCATGTGCCTTACCTCGAACTGATGGATCGCCTGACGGCGTTTATTCCGGTGGATTATTCGGTCAGCGGCATGCTCACCAACAGCGGTGCGGAGGCGGCGGAAAACGCCCTGAAAATCGTCCGTGGCGCCACCGGTCGCACGGCAGTCATCGCCTTCGACGGCGCCTTCCACGGACGCACACTCGCCACCCTCAACCTCAACGGCAAAGTCGCGCCGTACAAGCAGAAAGTCGGTGTGCTACCGGGGCCGGTGTTCCACCTGCCCTTCCCCAGCAAAGACAATGACGTGACCTGCTTTGATGCCCTGAAGGCCATGGAGCGGCTGTTCAGCGTCGAGATCGATGTTGATGACGTGGCCTGTTTTATCGTCGAACCGGTGCAGGGCGAAGCGGGTTTCCTGGCGATGGATGTGGAGTTCGCCCAGGCGCTGCGACGTTTCTGTGATGACAAAGGCATTCTGCTGATCGCCGATGAAATCCAGTCCGGCTTCGGTCGTACCGGCCAGCGGTTTGCGTTCTCGCGATTGGGCATTGAGCCGGACCTGATTCTGTTGGGCAAAAGCATTGCCGGCGGCGTGCCGCTGGGGGCGGTTGTCGGGCGCAAGTCGCTACTCGATAACTTGCCCAAGGGCGGATTGGGCGGTACCTATTCGGGCAACCCCATCGCCTGCGCCGCCGCGTTGGCGACTTTGGACGAAATGACTGACGCGCACCTGCACGCCTGGGGTGCGCAACAGGAAGAAGCGATTGTCAGCCGCTACGAATCCTGGCGAGCCCGCGAACTGTCACCGTATCTGGGCCGCTTGACCGGCGTCGGTGCAATGCGCGGCATCGAGCTGATCAATGCCGACGGCACACCGGCCTCGGCGCAGTTGACGCAGTTACTGGCTCTCGCGCGCGATTCAGGCTTGTTGCTGATGCCCAGCGGCAAGTCGCGCCACATCATTCGTCTGCTGGCGCCTTTGACTACAGAGGCGGCCGTGCTGGAGGAAGGGCTGGATATTCTTGAAGCGTGCTTGAAGAAATTGGCCTGA
- a CDS encoding HopJ type III effector protein, with the protein MNDLNTLRASLKSGEHAFADTLAFIAAGYAYQPQAFNNGGVENAAGQNEGSCKTLGLALLEGLSDEEALLAFGEHYRSVVATPEGSDHGNIRALIAHGLAGVKFTQQPLTRR; encoded by the coding sequence ATGAATGATCTGAACACCCTGCGCGCCAGCCTCAAGAGCGGCGAACACGCTTTCGCCGATACCTTGGCGTTCATCGCCGCCGGTTACGCCTATCAGCCCCAGGCGTTCAATAACGGTGGTGTGGAAAACGCCGCCGGGCAGAACGAAGGTTCGTGCAAGACCCTGGGTCTGGCATTGCTGGAAGGCTTGAGTGATGAAGAAGCGCTGTTGGCGTTTGGCGAACATTACCGTTCGGTAGTGGCCACGCCTGAAGGCAGTGACCATGGCAATATCCGCGCGCTGATTGCCCATGGCCTGGCGGGTGTGAAGTTCACTCAGCAGCCGCTGACTCGCCGCTGA
- a CDS encoding DUF1244 domain-containing protein, translating to MNDQQRLELEAAAFRRLVAHLDSRKDVQNIDLMNLSGFCRNCLSKWYKAAADERQIDVSLDEAREVVYGMPYAEWKAQYQKEASADQQAAFAKGKPNE from the coding sequence ATGAACGATCAACAACGCCTGGAACTTGAAGCCGCCGCCTTTCGCCGGCTGGTTGCCCACCTGGACAGCCGCAAGGACGTGCAGAACATCGACCTGATGAACCTCTCGGGTTTCTGCCGCAACTGCCTGTCCAAGTGGTACAAGGCCGCTGCCGACGAACGCCAGATCGACGTCAGCCTCGATGAAGCCCGCGAAGTGGTTTACGGCATGCCGTACGCCGAGTGGAAAGCCCAATACCAGAAAGAAGCCAGCGCCGACCAGCAAGCGGCGTTCGCCAAAGGAAAACCCAATGAATGA
- the folX gene encoding dihydroneopterin triphosphate 2'-epimerase, whose protein sequence is MPQLQPGMARIRVKDLCLRTFIGINEDEILNKQDVLINLTILYAAQDAVRDNDIDHALNYRTITKAIIAHVEGNRFALLERLTQEVLDLVMVNESVLYAEVEVDKPHALRFAESVSITLAASR, encoded by the coding sequence ATGCCACAACTTCAACCAGGAATGGCACGCATCCGGGTCAAGGACCTGTGTTTGCGAACTTTTATCGGGATCAACGAGGACGAAATCCTCAACAAGCAGGATGTGCTGATCAACCTGACCATCCTGTACGCCGCCCAGGACGCCGTGCGCGACAACGATATCGATCATGCCCTGAACTACCGCACCATCACCAAGGCGATCATTGCTCATGTGGAGGGCAATCGCTTTGCCCTGCTCGAACGCTTGACCCAGGAGGTGCTGGATCTGGTCATGGTCAACGAGTCGGTGCTGTACGCCGAAGTCGAAGTCGACAAACCCCACGCCTTGCGCTTCGCCGAATCGGTATCGATTACCCTGGCCGCGAGCCGCTGA